One Prunus dulcis unplaced genomic scaffold, ALMONDv2, whole genome shotgun sequence genomic window, ATGGCGCCTCATACGTGTAGATCTCCGATCGTTTCTGCTGCTCATCTGACCCGTCCTGATTCGGATCGCTACTCCTACTGgcccccatctctctctctctctctctctctctctctctctctctctccccccaataataatattttccgatttattatttatcacCAACCCTGCCCTGCCCCCGACCCAAACAACTGCAAACCTGAAGCCTAACCGAACCCCACCTCCTATGGATAAGTAATATTTATCTTGGACTTCCAGAACCAGAAAGAAGCAAAATTAACCTTGGACTTTTAATTCAGTAGAGGAAGAACCTATCTGATTTTGCCCTGAGACTGAGAGCCGTCGCgaatttttccctttcttcaTCTTATCCCTCAATATTTTTCAGACTATAAATTTTactaaaaagcaaaaaaacaaaaaacaaaaaacaaaaaaaaaaaaccaataaagTTATGTGCCGTTTCTTAATTCTTATCGTTTCAATTTCTGTCGTTACATTttcaacgatgtattgttCTCTCCCTTCCCTTTGAACGGCATCTCATGATATGTCGTTACTTTTATAATTTCGTCGGATGGGTCACGGGTTAAGTGATACGGGTCATGATGCCGCTATCTCTACTAGTCGagacttgagagagagaggggccCTAGAATTATCAGGCGTTGTAAATAAACGGCTAAAGGAGACCTTGCTGCTGTATCCAATACCAGCCGGAGAAAGAGGAGGACGGGTTTCACTTTCTGGGTTGGCCAAGTCAGTTTTCGTTAAGgggaaggggaaaaaagaaaaagagagggtGATGGTGTTTATGGGCCATGCAGATTCAGTGAAAAAAAAGACATCTTGGCTGATGATGAATTATGATACAAGGCTGTGCAATTGCAATCTGCAGTATGTAAAGTAAATAGAGCGGAAGACGAAAGTTGAAGCCGAGTATTACTTTGACTGAGCTCTATCCTCCTCTTCCCAAGTTCCCAGTCTGGAATTGATTTTGCTATTGGGCAATAGAGGAAGGAGAGGTAACATTCTGTCcattcttcttgtttttctttttagcttTACATTTTATAAAGGCCAACGTTCACCGAAAATTCATATTCATTTTAGATCTCAGAAAACGACGTGGGAGGAATGAGTAAGATTTGATTAGTATAGTTATTAGTATGCTATGCATCATTAACCCCAAACAAAAACCCACCTCTGAGTTTGGGATATGGGAGGGGATTCACCCTACCTCTGTGATTTGTACAACAGATCCCACCTTACTTCTCCCAATCTAATTGTCAAGAATTAGTTGCATTGATATATTATGAAGCCTAGGATCTTAAGCTCAAAGGGAACCGTATTGAATCTATAATTTGCTTGAGTCTTTTCAAGCCAAGTGTTGTTTCTCATTCATTTTCCATTCCTTCATTTGATACCTCATATAGTTCCTGCCGTTCACACTCTCAGGCAGGCAATCGGCAGGTCGAACTGTTGTTAAAGGTCTAACACTCAGTGTTTGCAGAAAGACACGCTTCTGTTTGTTTGTGTACCGAAAAGAAGACAATTCTGTTATGATGGTTGGATGCCTTTCATGTACTCCCGAGGTTCTCCCCAAAAGTAAGCTATTCACCGGCTCTAGGGTAACCAAATTCGGTTCTCAGGAAGCTCTCACCTTACTCCAAAATTGCGCCACTTCCAAACATCTCAAGCAAATCCATGCTAAGATTATCCGGAATGGTCTTTCTCACGATCAATTACTTATCAGGAAACTCATTCACCTTTGCTCTTCTTATGGGAAAATGGACTATGCCAATCTCATATTCCATCAAATCCAAGGCCCCCTTACTTTTACTTGGAATCTAATGATCATGTCCTATACCATCAACGGCTGCTCACAAGAAGCCCTCCTTCTGTATAGCCTTATGATACACCAAGGATTTCCACCCGATAAGTTCACCTTTCCATTTGTTATCAAAGCTTGCATTGCCTCTTCCGCATTTGAGCAAGGAAAAGTGGTTCATGGGTTATCCATAAAAAATAGTTTCTCCAGAGACATGTTTGTTCAAAATACTTTAATGGACTTCTACTTCAAGTGTGGAGAAATAGATTGTGGATGCAGGGTGTTTGAAAAAATGCGTGTACGAAATGTAGTTTCATGGACAACCATGATTTCGGGGCTAGTTGCTTGTGGGGAATTGCATGCTGCCCGAGCAGTTTTTGAGCGAATGCCAGCTAAAAATGTTGTTTCATGGACAGCAATGATGAATGGGTATGTTAGAAATCAGCAACCTGAAGAGGCTTTTGAGCTGTTCTGGAGAATGCAGGTTGGTGATGTTAGGCCAAATGAATTCACGCTGGTAAGCTTGCTGAAAGCTTGTACCCTATTGGGGAGCCTCAAATTGGGTAGATGGATTCACGACTTTGCTCTTAAAAATGGATTTGAACTTGATGTTTTCCTTGGGACAGCTCTTATTGATACGTATAGCAAATGTGGTAGTTTAGAGGACGCAAGGAGAGTATTTGACGAAATGCGAATCAAGAGCTTGGCTACATGGAATGCAATGATCACAAGCTTGGGTGTACATGGGTTTGGAGAGGAAGCACTTGCCCTTTTTGCAGAGATGGAGAAGGTGAACGTAAGGCCAGATGCAATCACTTTTGTTGGTGTTTTATCTGCTTGTTTGCATACAAATAATCTGGAGGCTGGTTGTATGTATTTCAAATACATGAGTAAACACTATGGTATTACGCCTATTTTAGAACATTACACTTGCATGATTGAACTATATAGCCGTGCTGATATGTTAGATGAGGTATGCAAATTAGCGCAATCCATGCCTGTAAAGCAAAACAGATATAAAGCAGAGGATAACGACAATCATCTTTCACTCGTGCAGAGGAATTAGATTGCTTAAGAGTCTGAGTTGGTATCTGCACTTGAGAGCTTCAAGTATGATCTGGGTTGACTATCTGACTGATAAATGACTGGATTTTGATTACGTAACAATATATGTGTGCCACAGCAAGACCAAGACCAAGGACAAGGTATTGTCCTTGAAAAAAGATATGAAACCAGACTCTCATCTCATGGTTACGGATTTGGCAAATGATAAGCTTAAGCTTTGAAAGTGACCAGACCGAGACCAGGTGTTTGGACGGAAATGGCTTGACCTCCTTGATCATGGAATTTTTCCTCGTTGATTTGTAGTGCTCCTTCCTTTATTAGTTTGTAGTACTAATGAAGAGAGTAATTTTCTGAACTGAAGAGACTATGGTAAATGTTGAACAGAGAGTTCCATTCTTAAATCAATACAGtcaattgaaattttgtttttgtggggGAAGGTCCAGTTTGAATTGAGTGTTTGTTTGTAGTTGATGGACCTTCgcccacaaaaacaaaattaatacaGTAAAGAATTTAGAATTCAATTCTACTAAAGGGCCTTACATCTCCAAAGGGCCCGACtctggtttttatttttcttcctcgTTCTCGTCATTTTTGACGTCTTGTTGTGCCCAGTGCCCAGTGCCCAGTGCCCAGTGCCCACCCCAGGAAAAGGTTGTTCGCATCTTTTAAACATGTCCAACAAAACCGACCTTCCTCCTCCactttttttctaattttcaattttaaaattgttaataGAGTCTGACTTGAGTTTGCATAGTTGAACAAATTGAACGAACAGGCGGACACGACGAAGCTGCCAGCTAAAGCTGACCCAAATGTTTGTTtagtttagtatattattattattattattttatttttaggttaATGTTGTTTAATAATgatgagatgagagagaagattttggaaaaatggaaTGGCAAAAAAGAATATAAGCATCCACCATCCGTTATGCTGACTGATGGggtggaaaacaaaaaagagataaaggtGGCAAAAAGTCATAATTCGTAACTCATTATAATAATTGAGCAAGCAAGGTAGCCA contains:
- the LOC117612468 gene encoding pentatricopeptide repeat-containing protein At3g26630, chloroplastic, with the protein product MMVGCLSCTPEVLPKSKLFTGSRVTKFGSQEALTLLQNCATSKHLKQIHAKIIRNGLSHDQLLIRKLIHLCSSYGKMDYANLIFHQIQGPLTFTWNLMIMSYTINGCSQEALLLYSLMIHQGFPPDKFTFPFVIKACIASSAFEQGKVVHGLSIKNSFSRDMFVQNTLMDFYFKCGEIDCGCRVFEKMRVRNVVSWTTMISGLVACGELHAARAVFERMPAKNVVSWTAMMNGYVRNQQPEEAFELFWRMQVGDVRPNEFTLVSLLKACTLLGSLKLGRWIHDFALKNGFELDVFLGTALIDTYSKCGSLEDARRVFDEMRIKSLATWNAMITSLGVHGFGEEALALFAEMEKVNVRPDAITFVGVLSACLHTNNLEAGCMYFKYMSKHYGITPILEHYTCMIELYSRADMLDEVCKLAQSMPVKQNRYKAEDNDNHLSLVQRN